The following coding sequences are from one Gossypium hirsutum isolate 1008001.06 chromosome A12, Gossypium_hirsutum_v2.1, whole genome shotgun sequence window:
- the LOC107935852 gene encoding protein CHROMATIN REMODELING 4 isoform X8, translating to MKDISSLNSKMINRNWVLKRKRRKLPCGPSLANGKEENLLSESPRSSSAKRRLKGEISTDQSSSKKKGNDGYYYECVICDLGGNLLCCDNCPRTYHLQCLDPPLKRIPMGKWQCPKCCKKTDSLKPITHLDSISKRARSKTIKTKAQTGIKSPTTEKVSRIFGTSIIAKKRSSSSKGKSDVAQGVDTLKKEPETSHIDVPSTPKPSLTSIGGAEEGGASCVNVDDEKTPVASPTGSSAERKLTPVAGGSSCMNVDDGMKPVASPTGSSAERKLNPVAGEVLSHSKSTNSEKNDEAPEAKHELSCDNESPTDKVVLAIGVATRKDRKRKQKVSDEASQKKRKSDKGKRTVSTSKKKGSKANNIGPGTSKTHQKQKQKPVNHGVSASLSKDDDGSKNFDTQKKDEKLSEGAEQQSDELDKGILNPPLRCEDSVPAELLQVDRVLGCRVQVNPSRLSEENSVCDIDSDTVTAENLTEGCPKTLKGSDKEESTKNDVRVDKMNVYRRSVTKKCKGGDSLDLLNKDTKDSDCAIINGKDQDESVVSVEDSGKRNEKTVVEELTADVNVKSHGATEAPKVCETPAKTKEMGAEMKIRSSVENKVQEPAVTESACSKEETVSYEFFVKWVGMSHMHNSWISESQLKILAKRKLENYKAKYGTTVINICEEKWKKPQRVISLRVTNNGREAFVKWTGLPYDECTWERLDEPVLQQSSHLINLFEQFERQTLEKDATKDEARAKGEQQHDIVTLADQPKELKGGSLFPHQLEALNWLRRCWHKSKNVILADEMGLGKTVSAVAFISSLYFEFKATLPCLVLVPLSTMPNWLAEFSLWAPDLNVVEYHGCAKARAIIRQYEWHASDSNELSRKTASYKFNVLLTTYEMILVDSSHLRGVPWEVLVVDEGHRLKNSGSKLFSLLNTFSFQHRVLLTGTPLQNNIGEMYNLLNFLQPASFPSLSSFEEKFNDLTTAEKVEELKKLVAPHMLRRLKRDAMQNIPPKTERMVPVELSSIQAEYYRAMLTKNYQILRNIGKGVAQQSMLNIVMQLRKVCNHPYLIPGTEPESGSLEFLHEMRIKASAKLTLLHSMLKVLYREGHRVLIFSQMTKLLDILEDYLTIEFGPKTYERVDGSVSVADRQTAISRFNQDKSRFVFLLSTRSCGLGINLATADTVIIYDSDFNPHADIQAMNRAHRIGQSNRLLVYRLVVRASVEERILQLAKKKLMLDQLFVNKSGSQKEVEDILRWGTEELFIDSSSGKDSGEGKNNKEDALVDTDHKHRKRVGGLGDVYQDKCTDGSNKIVWDESAILKLLDRTNLQSGPTDAEGDLENDMLGSVKSVEWNDETTEEPGGGESPSAVADDILEQTSEKKEDNVLNGTEENEWDKLLRVRWEKYQSEEEAALGRGKRQRKAVSYREAYTPHPNETTTESGGEEEKEPETEPERDYTPAGRALKAKYTKLRARQKERLARRNAIEEVRPSEGFPGLESVAQCPSINGREGDHVNQSDQQSDKDKCLIIDLEDDKHAQSLDEPKNKDDSILRLGRLSKHKTSGQLDLSVNPLHQSSPDMILPSSNHQGTSYNQSLPSNNLLPVLGLCAPNASQFDSFHKNFSRSNCRQGRPGTGPEFPFNLAPTTGASIEKEAKGQETTLDKFKLQDSPPEVLQRLKIGNQDSWLPFNPYPSASSQGKIFDRLESSGASSSDFQEKMPLPNLPFDEKLLPRFSLPTKGMMTSHHDLLPSLSLGSRLDAVTESVQDLPTMPLLPNLKYPPQDVPRYNQQERDMPPTLGLGQLPPISSFPENHRRVLENIMMRTGSGSGSGNLYKKKSKVEGWSEDELDFLWIGVRRHGRGSWDAMLRDPRLRFSKYKTSEDLAARWEEEQLKILDGPAFPVQKFPKLTKTTKPSSLFPSIPDGMMTRALQGSRFVAPSKFQTHLTDMKLGFGDLASSLPHFELSDQLGLQNDSFPPIPTWNPDKSRANFSGDSVAGPSDRPGPSVSVPGEKPFFLNSFGASNLGSSLNCSSSPDLHRKEDDYGSMKHGKLPSVLDKSLNMLRDSLNNGGNGESASSGFLSDPNKGLNLSYSKGKEVAGNSSSKNKLPHWLREAVSTPAKPPDPDLPPTVSAIAQSVRVLYGEDKPTIPPFVVPGPPPPQPKDPRHSLKKKKKRKSHIFRQVLPDTAGSSSLSPACSIPLAPPFQLLPQSVTGTAGLPLIESDYSRSPRNLSMMNPSSSSAYLIPPKKSSMGLSPSPEVLQLVASCVAPGPHLSLTSGMTNSSLHDGKLPLPKSVNEVGYPDSLGVSVKGKTKLSPTIDVQDQSPEERQDEPDCGDSSKTQSDHSRPEQPDVEEISSEGTVSDHPVSEHEAGIQE from the exons TACTACTATGAATGTGTTATTTGTGATCTTGGTGGGAACTTGTTGTGTTGTGATAACTGTCCCAGGACCTATCATCTACAATGCCTTGATCCACCTCTTAAG CGCATCCCAATGGGAAAGTGGCAATGCCCAAAGTGCTGTAAGAAGACCGATTCACTCAAGCCCATTACTCATCTGGATTCAATTTCCAAACGAGCAAGATCAAAAACTATCAAGACAAAAGCTCAAACTGGAATAAAGTCACCTACTACTGAGAAAGTGTCCCGGATTTTTGGAACATCCATtattgcaaagaaaagatcatcctCTAGTAAAGGAAAATCTGATGTAGCTCAGGGAGTGGATACTTTGAAAAAGGAACCAGAAACCTCTCATATAGATGTACCTTCTACCCCTAAACCAAGTCTTACATCCATTGGTGGTGCTGAGGAAGGTGGTGCTTCTTGTGTGAATGTTGATGATGAGAAGACTCCTGTTGCATCTCCAACAGGTTCATCTGCTGAAAGGAAGTTAACTCCTGTAGCTGGTGGTTCATCATGTATGAATGTTGATGATGGAATGAAGCCAGTTGCATCTCCAACAGGTTCATCAGCTGAAAGGAAGTTAAATCCTGTAGCTGGTGAGGTTTTGTCTCATTCTAAGAGTACAAACTCAGAGAAAAATGATGAAGCACCTGAAGCGAAGCATGAATTGTCTTGTGATAATGAGTCTCCCACAGACAAAGTTGTTCTTGCAATTGGTGTAGCCACAAggaaagacagaaaaagaaagcAGAAAGTCAGCGATGAGGCAAGTCAAAAGAAGCGTAAGAGTGATAAGGGTAAGCGTACTGTCAGTACTTCTAAAAAGAAGGGGTCCAAAGCAAATAATATTGGCCCTGGAACTAGTAAAACTCATCAGAAACAGAAACAGAAGCCTGTTAACCATGGGGTTTCTGCATCTTTGTCAAAGGATGATGATGGGAGCAAGAATTTTGATACTCAGAAAAAAGATGAG AAGCTTTCTGAGGGTGCAGAGCAACAGTCCGATGAGTTAGATAAAGGAATTCTCAATCCCCCGCTGAGATGTGAAGACAGTGTTCCTGCCGAACTTCTGCAG GTTGATCGAGTTCTAGGCTGTCGGGTTCAAG TAAATCCAAGCAGACTTTCAGAGGAGAATTCTGTTTGTGATATTGATTCAGATACAGTAACTGCTGAAAATCTTACTGAGGGTTGCCCTAAGACTCTGAAAGGTTCTGATAAAGAAGAAAGCACAAAGAATGATGTCAGAGTGGATAAAATGAATGTATATAGAAGGTCTGTCACTAAGAAATGCAAAGGAGGGGATTCTTTGGACTTATTGAACAAAGACACTAAGGATTCAGATTGTGCAATCATAAATGGTAAGGATCAAGATGAATCCGTGGTAAGTGTAGAAGATTCaggaaaaagaaatgagaaaactGTAGTAGAAGAGTTGACTGCTGATGTTAATGTGAAAAGTCATGGCGCCACTGAAGCTCCAAAAGTTTGTGAAACGCCTGCTAAAACGAAAGAGATGGGTGCAGAAATGAAAATACGTAgcagtgttgaaaataaagtccAAGAACCTGCTGTGACTGAATCAGCATGTTCTAAAGAGGAGACGGTCtcatatgaattttttgttaaatGGGTGGGGATGTCCCATATGCATAATAGTTGGATTTCTGAATCCCAGCTGAAAATTCTGGCGAAGAGAAAACTAGAAAATTATAAGGCCAAATATGGGACAACTGTGATAAATATCTGTGAGGAAAAGTGGAAGAAGCCTCAGCGAGTTATTTCTCTCCGTGTTACAAATAATGGCCGGGAAGCTTTTGTGAAGTGGACTGGTCTTCCATATGATGAATGCACTTGGGAAAGGTTAGATGAACCTGTTCTTCAGCAATCTTCTCATCTAATTAATCTGTTTGAACAGTTTGAACGTCAAACATTGGAAAAAGATGCTACTAAGGATGAAGCTAGGGCAAAGGGTGAGCAGCAGCATGATATTGTTACTTTGGCAGATCAACCTAAAGAATTGAAGGGAGGCTCTCTATTTCCCCATCAGCTTGAAGCACTTAACTGGCTGCGTAGATGTTGGCATAAATCCAAAAATGTTATACTTGCTGATGAAATGGGGCTTGGAAAAACTGTATCTGCTGTCGCCTTTATTTCGTCACtttattttgagtttaaagcTACTCTGCCATGTCTAGTGCTGGTTCCACTTTCTACTATGCCTAACTGGCTTGCTGAGTTTTCATTATGGGCTCCTGATTTAAATGTTGTGGAGTATCATGGTTGCGCCAAAGCAAGAGCCATCATTCGCCAGTATGAATGGCATGCTAGTGATTCGAATGAATTGAGTAGGAAAACAGCTTCGTACAAATTTAATGTTCTTTTAACTACTTATGAAATGATTCTTGTGGACTCATCTCATTTGCGTGGTGTTCCTTGGGAAGTTCTTGTGGTTGATGAGGGTCATCGCTTGAAAAATTCAGGAAGTAAGCTGTTTAGCTTGCTCAACACATTCTCTTTCCAGCATCGTGTTCTATTGACTGGAACCCCGCTCCAGAATAACATTGGTGAGATGTATAACTTGCTTAATTTCTTGCAGCCAGCTTCCTTCCCTTCTTTATCTTCGTTTGAGGAGAAATTTAATGATCTCACAACTGCGGAAAAGGTCGAAGAATTAAAGAAACTTGTTGCTCCTCATATGCTTCGAAGACTTAAAAGGGATGCCATGCAAAATATTCCCCCTAAAACTGAACGAATGGTGCCTGTTGAACTGTCATCCATTCAAGCTGAATACTACCGTGCAATGCTAACTAAGAACTACCAGATATTACGGAATATTGGGAAGGGGGTTGCACAGCAGTCAATGTTAAACATTGTGATGCAACTGAGAAAGGTTTGTAATCATCCATATCTCATACCAGGTACTGAGCCTGAGTCTGGATCACTAGAGTTTCTTCATGAAATGCGTATAAAAGCTTCAGCCAAGTTGACTCTTTTGCATTCCATGCTTAAAGTCCTATATAGAGAAGGCCATAGAGTTCTTATCTTTTCACAAATGACTAAGCTTCTTGATATCCTTGAGGATTATTTAACCATAGAATTTGGCCCTAAAACATACGAGAGAGTTGATGGCTCTGTTTCAGTTGCTGATCGTCAAACAGCGATATCAAGGTTCAACCAAGATAAAAGTCGATTTGTCTTCTTGCTATCAACACGTTCTTGTGGTCTTGGTATCAATTTGGCAACAGCTGACACTGTTATAATTTATGATTCTGATTTCAACCCACATGCTGACATCCAAGCTATGAATCGGGCACATCGAATTGGACAATCAAACAGACTTTTAGTATACAGGCTTGTAGTTCGTGCCAGTGTGGAAGAGCGGATCTTGCAACTTGCTAAAAAGAAGCTAATGCTTGATCAGCTGTTTGTCAACAAGTCTGGATCCCAAAAGGAAGTAGAAGACATTCTGCGATGGGGAACGGAAGAACTCTTCATTGATTCTTCTAGTGGGAAAGATTCAGGTGAAGGTAAGAACAATAAAGAAGATGCATTAGTGGATACAGATCATAAGCACCGGAAGAGGGTTGGTGGTCTCGGAGATGTGTACCAAGACAAATGTACTGATGGCAGCAACAAGATTGTGTGGGATGAAAGTGCAATTTTGAAATTGCTTGATCGTACAAACCTTCAGTCTGGACCAACTGATGCCGAGGGGGATTTGGAAAATGATATGCTTGGCTCAGTAAAG TCTGTTGAATGGAATGATGAAACAACAGAAGAACCAGGGGGAGGTGAATCTCCTTCAGCTGTTGCTGATGATATTTTGGAGCAGACTTCTGAGAAGAAAGAAGATAATGTGCTAAATGGTACTGAAGAAAATGAATGGGACAAACTTTTGCGTGTGAG GTGGGAGAAATATCAAAGTGAGGAGGAAGCAGCCCTTGGTAGAGGGAAGCGACAAAGGAAAGCCGTCTCCTATAGAGAGGCATATACTCCACATCCCAATGAGACAACGACCGAG AGTGGCGGGGAAGAAGAGAAGGAACCAGAAACAGAGCCAGAGCGGGATTATACACCAGCAGGACGGGCTCTTAAAGCAAAGTA TACTAAACTCCGTGCTCGACAAAAAGAACGGCTTGCTAGGAGGAATGCAATTGAAGAAGTTCGTCCCAGTGAGGGATTTCCTGGACTTGAGTCGGTAGCACAGTGTCCTTCCATCAATGGAAGAGAAGGGGATCATGTTAATCAATCTGATCAACAGTCAGATAAAGATAAGTGTTTGATAATTGACTTGGAGGATGATAAACATGCTCAATCATTAGATGAACCAAAGAACAAAGATGATTCAATTTTAAGGCTTGGGAGGCTGTCAAAACATAAAACAAGTGGACAATTGGATCTTTCTGTCAACCCTCTTCACCAGTCTTCTCCTGACATGATCCTTCCAAGTAGCAATCATCAAGGCACAAGCTATAACCAATCTCTACCTTCCAACAACTTGTTGCCAGTTCTTGGGCTTTGTGCTCCCAATGCTAGTCAGTTTGACTCATTTCATAAAAACTTCTCAAGATCAAATTGTCGGCAAGGCAGGCCAGGAACTGGACCAGAGTTTCCATTCAATTTAGCTCCAACTACAGGAGCTTCAATTGAGAAAGAAGCAAAAGGTCAAGAGACTACCTTGGACAAATTTAAATTGCAAGATTCACCTCCCGAAGTTTTACAACGTCTTAAAATTGGAAACCAAGATAGTTGGCTCCCGTTTAACCCG TATCCTTCTGCTTCTTCACAAGGAAAAATTTTTGATCGATTAGAAAGTTCTGGTGCTAGTTCTTCTGATTTTCAGGAAAAGATGCCACTGCCTAATTTACCTTTTGATGAGAAATTGCTTCCTCGGTTCTCCCTTCCTACCAAAGGCATGATGACATCACATCATGACCTGTTGCCTAGCTTATCTTTAGGGAGTAGGCTTGATGCTGTGACTGAGTCAGTGCAAGACCTTCCTACAATGCCATTGCTGCCCAATTTAAAATATCCTCCACAAGATGTGCCTAGGTACAATCAGCAAGAGAGGGACATGCCTCCAACATTGGGTTTGGGTCAGTTGCCTCCCATTTCTTCTTTTCCTGAAAACCATAGGAGGGTGCTTGAAAATATTATGATGAGGACTGGATCTGGATCTGGATCTGGGAACTTGTATAAAAAGAAATCGAAGGTAGAGGGCTGGTCAGAGGATGAACTGGATTTTCTCTGGATTGGTGTTCGTAGACACGGACGAGGTAGTTGGGATGCCATGCTTAGAGACCCCAGGCTAAGATTTTCAAAGTACAAAACTTCAGAAGATTTGGCAGCTAGGTGGGAGGAGGAGCAACTTAAAATTCTGGATGGGCCAGCTTTTCCAGTTCAAAAATTCCCCAAGCTAACGAAAACCACCAAACCTTCTTCCTTGTTTCCAAGCATTCCTGATGGAATGATGACGCGGGCACTGCAAGGTAGTAGATTTGTTGCACCCTCAAAATTTCAAACTCACCTGACTGATATGAAGTTGGGTTTTGGAGATCTAGCTTCTAGCCTGCCTCACTTTGAGCTATCAGATCAACTTGGTTTGCAAAATGATAGTTTTCCCCCTATTCCAACATGGAATCCTGACAAATCTCGTGCAAACTTTTCTGGAGATTCAGTTGCTGGGCCCTCTGATAGGCCAGGGCCATCTGTGAGTGTACCTGGTGAGAAACCTTTTTTTCTCAATTCCTTTGGAGCCAGCAACTTGGGTTCAAGTTTGAATTGCTCCAGTAGCCCTGATTTACACAGGAAGGAGGACGATTATGGTTCAATGAAGCATGGGAAGTTGCCTAGTGTTCTTGATAAATCGCTAAATATGTTACGTGATTCCCTCAATAATGGTGGAAATGGTGAATCTGCCAGCTCTGGGTTTCTCTCCGATCCAAATAAAGGGCTGAATCTTTCTTATTCAAAGGGAAAAGAAGTAGCTGGAAATAGTTCTTCCAAGAACAAGTTACCTCACTGGCTTCGTGAAGCTGTTAGTACTCCTGCAAAACCTCCAGATCCTGATCTACCACCAACTGTTTCAGCAATAGCTCAGTCAGTTCGTGTACTGTATGGAGAAGATAAGCCTACCATTCCCCCATTTGTGGTACCTGGGCCCCCTCCTCCTCAACCAAAGGACCCGAGACACagtctaaaaaagaaaaagaaacggaAGTCGCACATCTTCAGGCAGGTCCTACCGGACACAGCTGGAAGTAGTAGTCTCTCTCCTGCATGCTCAATTCCGTTGGCACCACCATTTCAATTGCTTCCACAATCAGTTACTGGAACTGCAGGGCTTCCTTTGATTGAATCTGATTACAGCAGGTCTCCTCGTAACTTAAGCATGATGAATCCATCATCTTCATCGGCGTATCTTATTCCACCAAAGAAATCAAGCATGGGATTATCCCCCTCCCCTGAAGTGCTTCAACTAGTAGCATCTTGTGTTGCTCCAGGGCCACACTTGTCATTAACTTCTGGCATGACAAATTCTAGCTTACATGATGGCAAACTTCCATTGCCAAAATCTGTTAACGAAGTTGGATATCCAGATTCACTAGGTGTATCTGTCAAAGGGAAAACTAAACTGAGCCCGACCATTGATGTCCAGGATCAATCTCCAGAGGAGAGGCAAGATGAACCTGATTGTGGGGATTCTAGCAAGACTCAGTCAGATCATTCTCGACCTGAACAACCTGATGTAGAGGAAATATCATCAGAAGGCACTGTGTCAGATCATCCTGTGAGTGAGCATGAAGCTGGTATACAGGAGTAA